Within Mytilus edulis chromosome 10, xbMytEdul2.2, whole genome shotgun sequence, the genomic segment AACAATGAAACTATTCATAGTCTTGTCATGTCTGAAAATATATAAGGTCAGTATGcagttgaataaattaaaaaaaatatatctcttgCTCGAGATTTAAATGTTGATAGTTCaaagtattttgaaaaatgtatttatCAAGAGTTAAAATAGTTTTGTGTTTGCTCTTAAGCAGAGTCAGAAAAACCATTTTAATATCTATTTGAGTTAGTTCTAGACATGACTGAATGATAGAATGTCttctcaaaataattttaaatcgaCAATGATGTTATGCCTGGCTATAAGTGTGAATCGAGAAACTGCCAATAAGTTTTCCCTGATATCATTGGAGTTTAAACGGTTTGGTTTTGCTGCATTTCGTTAAACTTAACGGTCGTTCAAACTGAAGGCTTTTATGTTCTTTTTAGTCATAAAGTTCTTCTAACTATTTCGGTTCTTTTACAATCTTGACCTTCATCATTCGGTTTTGACCATTTTTGGGGAAGACAATTCTAGACTCTTAGAAGAAGGATTCGGACACATGCCATTAATAAAGTGTTCGTTGTTTTCCTATTTTACAGCACTGGATTGATACCGCTCCTCGTGGACTATTAGTGCCCAAGGATAGGTAGCCAGTATGTCGGCACTGACATAATTTATTACAGACATGAACACATATAAATTGTATACgtcaattttctatttttgaatTAAGAACTTATAATGTAACTAAGTTTTCAACTCCATCAGGCAAAGTTGTTCTAAGATGGAGTTGgctataatttttaaattataagaaataaataaaattttgttttaatttttgtcagaattgtaataaatcatttattgtgTTTGTCCTGTTTCTTCTTTATTaccgtgtgtttttttttttatagaataatgACGAACTTATCTTACAGATTCTTTGACGCACTCAGAAACTGAAAACTCGATTTTTGTGCATTAAACTAGTAGGTATGCATTTActtggtttatttatttatttgaaatgagAGGCCAACTTCCcatacatataaataatatttatgttttgtatGGAACAAGATTCCCATGCCAAATATTGTAGAtgcaacctttttttttattctaacgGAGGCCCGTTCATACCCGTATAGAAAGACACATTAGATAGAATTAAAAATTTTGCGCaatatttttaaatctttaagaGATATTAACGAATTGTTTAAAGAATTATAGGACATGCTTGTTGCATGTCTTAGTTGTGCCAAAAGATTAACATTTGGAaataggggagggttgatatgGTATATTTTGTAAATCAAAACAGGGACTTGGgtttactttgaaaaaatacTATAACAACTAATGCTTTGCTTCAGCTTGATACACTATTTTACACGATATTGTTTTTAGCACGGCAGACTGACTCATGCAATTGTTTCTCCGGTTCTTATCATGGGGATGTACCTGAAGAAATATAAAGGAATATTAGGCCGCTTGTTCTCCCAATTtgattatttcttatttttcatgttggtGCATTTTATTGCTGACTACATAGACTCGTCAATCATACTATGTTgtgtatttgaaattttacaaacatGATTACtccattatattttgtttttcaatactCTGTGGTCTGTCAATTCTGGACATCTCCTTCTGACATTTAATAACTATTGTCCATCTCCATATAAAACATGTATGTATACCACCCGACATAACCCTACAATAACATCCCAAATAAATTATGCAAATCCACTGAATTaacaatttattgtttattatttgtttatgttatGAGTGTGCTTTGGGTTGATGTTTTATATTTGAACATTCACATGTGCGTATATATGGagtttatagatataaaaagatgtggtatgagagccaaggTGTGGGTGATATACACACATATCTATGCAcgttcaaatacatttttttcattttttttcattaacatttGTCTTAGATATTGTCGGTAAAGCTAGTAATATAGTCTTTGTGGGCACATTCAATGGAAATAAACACTTCTTTATCTTTTTCttcatattataatattttacatctacgtcataaattattttttagattaaaaagaaatttctttCGCTGTCCATAATTTTGCATTGCAGATATCATATATTTATGATTCATAATTAAAGATATtctgaaaaaaacacacaacaatacagGAAAAGCAATGTGATATGCGTATACATTATTTGGGCGGATTGGGCCTATACAGATTCTTCCGTAATTTAATCAGTTTTTAGACTGTTTAGCATTGTTAATAATTTGTGAGAGATAAATTGATGTCCAgagttttaaaataaagtttgGACGAAGCAAAGATCGATAAAAGTAtttgtcttttactttttatgatgCATTAAATAGATTAGTTAATAAGTGACATTTTGAAGAGATTCAGCTAAAAATAGATTAATATACATGCACCAGTATGATTTCCAGAAATACATTCGATATCGACTGAATCCTACGAATCTTAGAAACTATTGTCATGCGCATGCAAATTCGAATCATATGTATACTCGCTAATTTACTTTCCAAGtcatttcaattatattttaaagaagttaatcatttttttagaaaatagaaCACAATGAAAACTTGGTTGTTTGCCGATAATTACAAAGGAATAAGATTTTCTAATAACAGAACGATACAGATAGAGGAAATGGAAGAACAAAAATCCAAGCTTACGAGGAAACTTAAAATCTTTTTGAAAAAagatttatatgtatatgtagACATTACTAATCTATCATTGGTACTGATATACTTTTTAATGTTCAATGACACCAGTATTTATCATAAACTAGACTGTTGTGACGAACAATTGTATATCTGATCATCCTAATAGTCAATAACCTAAATAATTTAGTTAATGCATGGTGTCATTCTTGTCATCTTTTGAATACATTATCACAAATTGCAGCGAGAACTTGaagaaatagaaatagaaatcaGAATTTGAATGTTGATTGTTCAAAGATTCGTGTGTTTGCTTTTAAACAGTCAGACCAACAATTTTATCAAGTTTAAGTTAGTTTAGTAAGACGGgggaaaaataaaatcacaaaagtacctAGCTCTGAGAAAATTCATATAAGAAAGTTCCTgattaattttatcaaaaaaaggcaacagtagtataccgctgtccgaAAGTCATAAATGGATTGAGataaaacaaatccgagttacaaactcaAACAGTGGGAAACATCAACTATAagtaagataacaactgccaatatcctaacttggtacagatttttaagaaaacatggtgggatgaacctggttttgtggcgaACAAATGTTTTTAATGTTATGCCTGGCCTAGTGGCATCTCAGAAACTAGTGAATAGTTTTCTATAACTTATAAGACCATGAAATACTGGTTTGCATCTTTTTTGGTTCTGTACGTTTCaataagttttgaaattaaaaagaaattagtTTTCAACTCCCTGaagcaaagttgaccttagatgaatttggcgaatctttggttatatagctcttcaactgttcgGTTCTAGCACATCCTCGGCTTTCATATATCCGGCATTCCTGatgacatttttttgaaaagggTACCTAGCATTCATATAATTTTGGAATGACTAAAATTTGAATATAGAacataaaggcagcagtagtataccgctgttcaaaactcgtaattctatggacaaaaaacaaaatcgggttaagaaactaaaactgagggacacacattaaatataagaggagaacaattgGGTTGCAATAGAAGCTTCTCAACAGATGGTGCAATTTGTTATATTAAAAAGATAACAATTGGTGAAAGCAGCAAGCAACCGTTTATTTTGGAAAAAGTTCAACCCCAACTTTAAACAAACCGTAAATTCGAATATATTGCgcgcatttattattgcaattttgtcattttagactaaatagttaccaaaggtaccaggctgattattatttaatacgccagacgcgcgtttcgtctacataagactcatctaaACACCATAAGACTAAAAATGCGTTACTGAGAGAAattatgtttaattcatataaaaaatttcaaaatgcgagtttgaattattgcgattataaataaccctgtcgcatttttcacaATCATAAAAACAAATCCCAATAAGTTCTGAACAGCTTTAGAACTTGACAGTGTGGTCGCGATCGTCGACGACATACTGGTTTACGGATCAATCCGGGAAGAATATGATTCAAACCTGCGGCGAGTATTACAGATCTCTCGCGAAAAAGACATGAAACTTAACGATGATAAATTAGAGGTTGGGGTCACTGAGGTTACttattttggtcatgttataACCTCATCTGGTCTGAGGGCAGATCCTCACAAGGTCCAGGCTATCTCGGATATGCCACCCCCTTCTAACAAAGCTGAAGTGCAGACTATATTGGGTATGGTCAATTATCTTTCAAAATTTGCGCCCAACTTAGCGGAAATCACTAGCCCAATGCGAGCCATATTGAATAAAGATGTTGAATTTGCATGGGACAAACATCGAATCGCGGCATTTCAAAAGGTCAAGGAGATTTTGACGAGGTCACCCGGTCCGATTCTTTCTTAGTATGACCCAACCAAAATCTTAACTTTACAAGTTGACGCATCCACATACGGTCTAGGCGCAGTTTTACTGCAAGACGACAAACCGGTAGCTTACGCTTCAAAATCCTTAACAACATCAGAAATAAATTACGCACAGATAGAAAAAGAAATGTACGCAATTGTTTTTGGGTGTACCAGATTTCACCAATACATTTAAGGCCGTAGTATCAGGGTTGAAACGGATCATAAACCGCTAGTTTCAATTATGAAGAAATCATTATTAGACGCCCCCGCAAGATTGTTACGCATGATTTTACGGTTACAGCGTTATGAACTCGATGTTGTACATTTGCCCGGAAAATGTATCCCCGTGGCTGATACCCTGTCGCGCAAATTTCTATCGGACACTTACCCTGGTCTTTCTGATAGTTCTGAGGCACAAGTTCACATGATTTTTTCTAGTCTACCGATTAGTGATAGAAAGACAGAGAAAATCGAAAAGGTCACTTTGTCAGACCCccagtttgatattttaaaatctgTAATTCTTGAAGGTTGGACAGAATCTCGTAGTGAAGGCCCAGcacaaattttagaattttggaacCATAGAGATGAACTTTCTGTGAATAGTGGTATTATTTTTAAGGGACACAAAATTGTTATCCCAACTAGTTTGAGGGACATCATGTTAGACAAAATTCATACTGGGCACATGGGAGTAGAGAAATGTATTTGCAGAGCTCGTGATGTTCTCTTTTGGCCTAAAATGTCATTGGATATTTCGGACATGGTGTTAAAGTGTTcagttttttttggaacgtagaaATTCTAATGCTAAAGAACCATTAGAACCGCAGAAAATTCCTCAATATTCTTGGCAAGTTGTAGCAACTGATCTTTTTTATTGGAATAATGCCGATTACATTGTAATAGTTGATTATTATAGTCTCTATTTAGAAGTCCATAAACTACATGGTACTACAAGTACAACTGTTATTAATAAGTTGAAGGATACATTTTCTAGACTTGGTATCTCTGAGACAGTTGTTTCTGACAATGGTCATCAGTATTCGTCCCAAGAGTTTAGTGAGTTTGCGAAAAAATGGGATTTTAAACATGTTACATCCAGTCCCCATTACCCTCAATCTAATGGGTTGGCAGAGAAAACGGTACAAActgtaaaaaatatgtttaataaatgtaaaaaggATGGTAAAGACCCATATGTAGCTCTCTTGGAGTATCGCACAACTCCTTTGGATATCGGATATACCCCTTCACAGTTACTGATGTGCAGAAAACTCAGATCAGTTCTACCTACCACTCTAGAGGGACTTATACCAAAAACACCTATTTATAACGAAGTTCAGAATAAAATTGATtgttaaaagtcttataaaaaaaatactatgacAAGGGCTCAAAACCATTAAAATCTTTCAATTCCGGAGATTCTGTCAGAATTAAGGGAAGAAATGGACTCTGGAAACCTGCTATTATCTCTAGTCAACACCCTGCTAGTAGGTCTTACATTGTAGAAAGTCAAGATGGTGGTATTTATAGACGCAATAGACGTCATATAAGAGGATGTACCCCTTACTACTATGAAAATAACACAATTGTACCCCCTGTTCGTTACGAACTGCAGTGCAACCTAACTCCCCCTAAATTAGCTGAACCTACTTCGAACATAAATAACTCGCCCCAAATTACGAGCGATACAGAAACTACAGAAACCCAACAAATTCCTTCTGATGGTTTATACATTACAAGATTTGAACGTATCGTAAAGCATAAAATCATTGAATCAATGTAACTTCCTGTATatgcttatatttttttctaattcatatATGGTATATACATGCATTTTGAGTCTTTTTATGCTTGTGTAATGAACTTTATTATGCAAGGACAATTATTGAACACTGACTTTATATTGGAACATTAATTGAATTTGTCTATTGTATTTGTATAGcttgtgcattttattttatttttatttgtgttgagAAGGGAGATGTAACATTATTCTTATATAGTACTTTACGTACTTTGATTTACGTTCgttgagttacttccctttggtATCAGTCTGACATGATTTATGTAAACCATATATTGTTTGTATTATTATTCGTGTGGAATACAAATGAACATGCTGCTTTTTTGTCATTCTTATTATCGCCATATACGGCCTCAGAGAATATtacaatttccattctcaatttcaaatcaaccaatcaacaatacaagataacaaaacaattcaacaTTACTTAAACCATTTACCGTTCCTCATTggagaaataataaaaaaaaattcaattttgacCAATAAAGCATGCATGttattcatatcatatcaaacaACATTGTAATTAGATTGAAAGTCAATAAAAACAGTAAACTGCTAAAATGGGCAATATTTATACTCGCCTCTACTTATTCTTACATGGAAGGATAGTGTTGGGCTCTCTGTACATTAAGAACTCTTCAACGGTTATGTTGATGACCTTTTGAATGGCAACATGTAAATCAATTACGTTTTATACCCTCGTGTTCAGCGGCAGAAATGTCTGCCCTTCATTCTGGTCAGTCCACTTTATTCCTAATTTGTTGTCGTCCTTAATATTAGTGAAACATTTGCATCTgtatataaaaaacaacaaaatcttTTTTTCCTGCTTTGTATTACACAGTTACTGTTCTGTTTTGATATTCTATTTCTGAAAATTAGATTGTAAgttttaaggattttcttaccccaggcatagattaccttagccgtatttgacacaactttttggaattttggatcctcattgctcttcaactttgtacttgtttggctttatgaatattttgatatgagcgtcattgatgagtcttatgtagacgaaacgcgcgtctggcgtactaaattataatcctggtacctttgataactaattattctattgtaacaactttttttttgtccTTCTGTCATCAAGTAAATTCTCT encodes:
- the LOC139492702 gene encoding uncharacterized protein produces the protein MKLNDDKLEVGVTEVTYFGHVITSSGLRADPHKVQAISDMPPPSNKAEVQTILGMVNYLSKFAPNLAEITSPMRAILNKDVEFAWDKHRIAAFQKVKEILTRSPGPILS